The Rhodococcus rhodochrous DNA window CAAGCCGGCTCCCGGTGTGCTCGAGGCGATCGAGAACGCCGACGCCGTCGTCCTGGCTCCGTCGAACCCCGTTGTGAGCGTCGGGGCGATCCTCGCGATCCCCGGTATCCGCGGGGCGCTGCGCACCACCTCGGCGAAGGTCGTCGGCCTGTCCCCAGTCATCGACGGCAAGCCCCTGCGCGGCATGGCCGATGCGTGCCTGGACGTCATCGGAGTGGAGACCACCGCCGAGGCGGTCGGCCGGTACTACGGTGCCCGTTCGGGCACAGGCATTCTCGACGGCTGGCTCGTGCACTCGACCGACAGCGCCGAGGTGCCGGGCGTCGAGGTCCGATCCGTTCCCCTGCTCATGACCGACACCGACGCGACGGCCGAGATGGCCCGCGCCGCCCTCGACCTCGCCGGAGTGACCCTGTGATGCCGGACGCCGTCGCCGACCCCGCAGTGCGCGACCACGCGCCGGGCGGCCCGATCGAGATCCTGCCCGTCGCCGGACTTCCCGAGTTCCGGCCCGGCGACGACCTGGCCGCAGCCGTCGCTCAGGCCGCGCCGTGGCTGGCCGACGGGGACGTCCTCGTCGTCACCAGCAAGGTGGTCTCGAAGGTCGAGGGGCGGATCGTCGCCGCGCCCACCGATCCCGACGCCCGCGACGCGCTCCGCCGGCGCCTGGTGAACGAGGAAGCGGTGCGCGTGCTGGCACGCAAGGGCCGCACCCTCATCACCGAGAACAAGCTCGGCATCGTGCAGGCGGCCTCCGGCATCGACGGATCCAACGTCGACAGCGCCGAACTCGCGCTGCTGCCCGAGAACCCCGACGCGAGCGCAGCGGCACTACGCGAACGGATCGGTGCGCTGCTCGGCGTCCGGGTCGCCGTGGTGGTCACCGACACCATGGGCCGCGCCTGGCGCAACGGCCAGACCGACGCCGCGATCGGCTCGTCCGGGCTTCCCGTCCTGCACGGCTACGCCGGCTCGCACGACTCGCAAGGCAACGAACTGCAGGTGACGTCCGTGGCGGTCGCCGACGAGATCGCCGCCGCAGGCGATCTGGTCAAGGGCAAGCTCGGCGGTGTGCCCGTCGCCGTGGTGCGCGGACTCGACCTGCCCGACGACGGATCCACCGCCCGCGCCCTGATCCGCAGCGGCGAGGACGACCTGTTCTGGCTCGGCACCGAGGAGGCCCTCGAACGCGGTCGGCGCGAGGCACTGCTGCTGCGCCGGTCCGTGCGGCAGTTCGCCTCCGAACCCGTCGATCCCGAGGATCTGCGCGAGGCGGTCGCCGAGGCCCTCACCGCACCCGCACCCCATCACACCCGCCCGGTGCGGTTCGTGTGGGTGCGCACCGAGCAGGTGCGGCGCCGGCTCCTCGACCGCATGCGCGACAGGTGGGCCGAGGATCTCCACGGCGACGGACTCGACCCGGTGGCCGTCGAACGCCGACTCTCCCGCGGCGCGATCCTCTACGACGCACCCGAGGTGATCGTCCCGTTCTGGGTGCCCGACGGCGCACACCACTATCCGGATGCGCGTCGCACCGCGGCGGAGGCGACGATGTTCACCGTCGCCGCCGGCGCCGCGGTGCAGGGTCTGCTCGTGTCCCTCGCCACCCGCGGGCTCGGTAGCTGCTGGATCGGTTCGACGATCTTCGCTCCCGAGGTGGTCCGCGAGGAACTCGGGCTTCCTGCCGAGTGGTCGCCGCTCGGGGCGGTCGCCGTCGGTTACCCGCTCATCGAACCGGAGCCGCGCGAACCCGCGGACCCGGGCGACGCGCTCGTGGAGCTGTAGCCGTGTCGGCGCGTTCCCTGCACGCCTCGGCGATCGACCGGCTCACCGCCTGGCGCACCGACTCCGAGGACGCCGAATCGCTGCGGCACACGATGCTGGCGTTCCTAGATTCGGCGCCCGACGGGTGCCTGCGCGAACACGTGCCCGGGCACATCACGGCGTCGTCGATCGTGCTCGACGTCGACCACCGCAACGTGTTGCTCACCCTGCATCCGCGGGTGGGGCGGTGGATCCAGCTCGGCGGTCACTGCGAGCCGTCGGACGAGACGGTCGTCGACGCGGCCCTGCGCGAGGCCACCGAGGAATCCGGCATCGCCGATCTGGTGATCGATCCGGAACTGCTGTCGGCGCACACGCATCCGATCACGTGCTCCCTCGGCGTGCCCACCCGTCACCTCGACCTGCGGTTCCTGGTGACCGCACCCGTCGGTGCCCGGCCGGTGCGCAGCGACGAATCCACCGACCTGCAGTGGTGGCCCGTCGACGCGCTACCGCCGGAGGCCGAGCACGAGACGATCGCGCACATGGTCCGGCTCGCCGCGGCTCGACGGGCCTGAAACGACGCGGCCCGACGGGCCTGAAACGACCACGCTCGTCCCGGCGGGTCGCCGGGACGAGCGTGAGGTCGGAACCGGCCGTGAGGTCAGAACCGGACAGGGCCGAGTTCGGGGTATTTCGGGGTGATGCCGTCGCCGGAGGACACCCCGCGCAGCCGCCGGCCCACCCAGGGGACGAGGAACTCGCGCATCCACGCACGGTCTGCGGCGCGTTCCTGGGCCCGCGTGAGGACGGGCGCCTCGTCGAACTCCACCGGTCCGAGACCGTGTGCGACGCCCAGCAGGTCGAGCACGCGGATCGCCATGTTGTGGTGGCCGGCCGCGGACATGTGGAGCCGGTCGAAGTCCCACATGCGTAGATCGCGGTACTCGTCGAACCGCCAGAAGTCGACGATGGTCGCCCCGTGCCGGTCGGCGATCGCCCGGACGAGTTCGTTGTACACGGCCCAGCGGCCGCGCAGCATTCCGAAGACCGGCGCCCAGCTGCCGTCGTAGGCCGTCCACATCAGGATGCGGGCGCCGGTCGCGGCGAGCTTGCCGATCGCCTCGTCGTACTCGGCCGCGAGCGCGTCGAGGTCGAGCTTCGGACGCATGAGGTTGTTGCCGCCGGCGTAGATCGTCACGAGATCGGGACGCATCGCCACGGCGGTCTCGAGCTGCTCGTCGAGGATCGGTCGCAGCAACCGGCCCCGGATGGCGAGGTTCGCGTACGCGAAGTTCTCCGAGTGCCGCGCGAGCTCACCGGCGACGAGATCGGCCCAGCCGCGCAGCCCGTTGGGACGCGCCGGATCCGGGTCGCCGACTCCCTCGGTGAACGAATCGCCGAGGGCCACATACCGTTCGAAGCGCACTTCGTCCTCTCGACTCACACGTCGGTACTGAAGCGGATGCCGCCGTCGGGGATCTTCACCCCGGGCCACACCCGCGCACCGCGCAGGAGTTCGCACCGGGCACCGATGTCGGCGCCGTCGCCGATCACGCCGTCGCGGATCAGAGCGCGCGGACCGACCCGCACACCGAAACCGATGATGGTCCGCTCGATCACCGCACCGGCCTCGACCCGCGCACCGTCGAAGATCACCGCGCCGTCCAGGCGGGCGCCGGCACCGATCTCCGCGCCGCGGCCGACGACCGTGCCGCCGATCAGCAGTGCGCCGGGGGCGACGGAGGCTCCCGGATGCACGAGCGACTCGCCGCGTTGCGGCGGAAGCGCCGGCGACGGGGCGATACCGCGGACCAGATCGGCCGAGCCGCGGACGAAGTCCTCCGGGGTGCCCATGTCGCGCCAGTAGGCGGCGTCGACGTGCCCGTAGACCTTCTTGCCCTCGGTCAGCAGCGCCGGGAACACCTCGCGCTCCACCGAGACCGGGCGGCCCTCGGGGATCTGCTCGATGATCTCGCGGCGGAAGACGTAGCAACCGGCGTTGATCTGATCGGTCGGCGGATCCTGGGTCTTCTCGAGGAAGGCGGTCACCCGGCCGTCCTCGTCGGTCGGCACACAGCCGAAGGCACGCGGATCGCTCACCCGCACCAGGTGCAGGGTCACGTCCGCCTCGGTGCGCACGTGGGTGTCGAGGACGGCGCCGAGATCGGTGCCACCGAGCACGTCGCCGTTGAAGACCATGACGTTGTCGGCGCGCAGCTTCGGCAGCACGTTACGGATACCACCGCCGGTGCCGAGCGGCTCGGTCTCGGTGACGTACTCGATCTCGAGGCCGAAGTCCGACCCGTCGGCGAAGTACTCCTCGAAGACCTCGGCCTTGAACGAGGTGCCGAGCACGACGTGCTTGATGCCCGCCTCACGGATCCGCGCGAGCAGGTGGGTGAGGAAGGGCACCCCCGCGGTGGGCAGCATCGGCTTGGGTGCCGACAGCGTCAGCGGTCGTAGCCGCGTACCCTGTCCGCCGACCAGAATCACCGCATCGGTGTGCGGTGCCGAATCACTCGTCATCGTCTCCCCTGTTCACTGTCGTGCCGACCGGAATGTTCTGGTCGGTCCTCCCGTTCCGACGCTCCCGCACGGCCGCCGCGACCGTCACTCGCGATCGCACCGCGAGCCCCGCCCGCAACGCCCACCGCAGCGGTGCCTGCCACCCGTGGGGGTGACGGTCCGCCTGGAAGCGGTAGGCACTCTCATGATGTGCCGGAAGCATCAGTTCGGGGTGCCGTCCGGCCGCGTGGCCCTTGGCGTGCGTGACCACCGCGGACGGCACGTACACGTTGAGCCAGCCCGCTCGTCCGAGCCGGTCGCCCAGGTCCACGTCCTCCATGTACATGAAGTATCGCGAATCGAAGCCGTCGATCGAATCGAAGGCGGCGCGCCGCAGCAGCAGGCACGATCCGGACAGCCAGCCCACGGGGCGTTCGCTGATCTCCTCGTTCTCCTGCCGGTAGCGACGCGTCCACGGATTGGCCGGCCAGACGGTGCCGAGCAGCGCGTGACCGGCACCGGAGGCGAGGGTGGGGACGGTGCGCGCCGAGGGGTAGACGCTTCCGTCGGGTTCGTGGATCAGCGGCCCGAGCGAGCCGGCGCGCGGCCAGCGACGCGCCGCGTCGAGCATCTCGTCGAGCGAACCGGGATGCCACCGCACGTCCGGGTTCGCGACGACGACGAACTCCGCAGCCGGGTCGACCTCGGCGACCGCGCGGTTGATCGCACCGCCGTAACCGATGTTCCCGCCGGTCCGGAGCAGTCGCACGTTCTCGTGTGCCGCCTCGGCGGCCTCGGGAGCACCGTCGGTCGAACCGTTGTCGGCCAGGATCACCTGCGTCGGCAGAACGGTCGCGGAGGTGAGCGAGGTGAGAAAGTTCTCGAGGTGCTCTCCGGGCGAGTAGGTCACCGTCACCACGGCCAGCGTCGATTCCACGCCGGTCACCTTAGCGACCTCGACGGTGTGCGACACCTCACGGGCCGCTTCGTCGGATGTCATCGTGCAGGCGGCACGACTCCGTCACCGGCGATCGCCTCGTGCAGTGCCTCCCGCCACGGGCGGAAGGGTGTCAGGCCGGCGCCGATCCACGCGCTGTCGTCGAGCACCGAGTAGGCGGGCCGGGGCGCGGGGCGGACGAACTCGTCGCTGCGGCACGGGTGCACCCGCTCCGGATCGGCGCCGATCTCCTCGAAGACCGCTCGGGCGAGGTCGAACCACGTCGCTTCCCCGGCGTTGGTCGCGTGCAGGATCCCACCGGGGATGCCGTCGGCGCGGGAGGCGAGTTCGAGCAGGCCGTCCGCCAGGTCGCGGGCATAGGTGGGGCAACCACGCTGGTCGTCGACGACGCGCAGGGTGTCGCGTTCACCCTCGAGTCGCCGCATGGTCGCGACGAAATCGTTGCCGTCGCCCGTGTACACCCAGGCGGTGCGCACGACGTGCGCGGTGGGCAGCGCCTCCAGCACCGCTCGTTCACCTGCGAGTTTGGTGCGGCCGTAGGCCGTGCGCGGGCCGGTCGGCGCGTCCACCCGGTACGGCTCGGTCGCGTCGCCGGCGAAAACGTAGTCGGTGGAGACATGGACGAGACGGGCACCCTTGTCGGCGCAGACGGCGGCCAACACGCCCGGGCCCGTGCCGTTCACCACAGCGGCCCGGTCCTCGTCGGTCTCGGCCGCGTCGACGGCGGTGTACGCGGCGGCGTTGATCACCACGGATCCCGGTTCGACCGCGGCGGCCACGGCCTGCGGATCGGTGATGTCCACCTCGGACGATCCGACACCGCGGATCGGTATCCCCGCCGCGGTGCCGCGGTTCACGAGATGACGGCCGAGTTGGCCACGGGCTCCGGTGACGAGAACGCTACGCACTCGGAGAAGTCTGGCACGCCGGAGTGGTGCGCGCCGGGCGAGCGTCCCCACCAGTAGCCTTCAACCGAGAGCTACAGATACAGACCCCGTACCACCCACAGGAGGAGTACCAGGTGCCGCCAGAGCCGCGTCGCCGCACCGGCCGACGTCCCGATCAGACGGGACGTCGCACCCGCGCGGGCGATCCGACAGCTGCCGACGGCAGGTACGGGTCGGATCCCGGTCCCCGGCAGTCCCGGCGTTCCGCCCGGCGCGAGCCGCCCTCGCGCAGCCGCGGAGCACCGGCGGAGGCGCGGGTGTACAGCGGCAGGCCGTGGCAGATCGCCGTCGCGATCGCGGCGTGCCTGGTGCTGGTCGTCACCGGTGTGGCGTGGCGCAGCGTCGACGCGCTGCAGTCGTCGCTGGCGTCGGTCCGCGGCCTGGCCCTCGGCGACGGCGAGGACGGCGCCGTCGACATCCTGCTGGTGGGTACGGACAGTCGCACCGATGCGCACGGCAATCCCCTCTCCCAGCGCGAGCTCGACGCGTTGCGCGCGGGTGAGGAAGTGGCGAACAACACCGACACGATCATCCTGATCCGCGTGCCGAACGACGGCCGGTCTGCCACCGCGATGTCGATCCCCCGCGACACCTACGTCGAGGTGCCCGAGATCGGGATGTCGAAGATCAACGCGGCCTACGGCGCCACGAAGGCGAACCGGCGCGCCGAGCTCGTCGAAGCGGACGCCGACGCGACCGAGGCCGAACTCGAGAAGGAATCGACCCAGGCGGGCCGGGAGGCGCTCATCGAATCGGTCGCCGACCTGACGGGTGTGACGGTGGACCACTACGCCGAGGTCGGACTCCTCGGCTTCGTGCTGCTCACCGACGCCGTCGGCGGTGTCGACGTGTGCCTGAACGCACCGGTCGACGAGCCGCTCTCGGGTGCCCGTTTCGATGCCGGTGAGCAGACCCTGCAGGGTTCGGACGCACTGAGCTTCGTCCGCCAGCGTCACGACCTGCCGCGCGGCGATCTCGACCGGATCGTGCGGCAGCAGGTGTTCATGGCGTCGCTGGCGCAGAAGGTGCTCAGCGCGAAGACGTTGTCCAACCCGTCGAAGGTGAGTCAGCTGACCGCCGCGGTGCAGCGTTCGGTGGTGCTCGACTCCGATTGGGACATCATGGCGCTCGCGACCCAGTTGCAGGGCCTCGCCGGTGGCGACGTGACCTTCTCGACGATTCCGGTGCAGGACATCAACGCGATGACCGACTACGGCGAGTCGGTGGTGCAGGTCGATCCGGACGAGGTGCGCTCCTTCGTCGCCGAGCTGATCGGCCGCGAGCCGGACGGCAGCGAGACCACCTCGACCCCGGTGCCCGCTCCCGACATCGACGCGTCGACCGTCACGGTCGACGTCGCGAACGCCGGATCCGTGTCCGGCCTGGCCTCCCAGGTCTCCGCGGCCCTGTCCGAGGAGGGCTACGTCGAAGGCGAGGTGGGCAACTACACCGGTTCAGGGGTGGGCACGTCGACGGTCTTCGGTGCCGACGAGGACTCCGACGAGACCCGCGCGGTGGCCGCGGCGCTCGGTGGTCTCGCCACCGAGTCCGATCCCTCGCTCCCCGCCGGCACCGTGCGGGTCGTGCTCGCCGGCGACTACACCGGCCCGGGCTCGTCGTCGTACTCCGGTTCGTCCACCGCCGCATCCGCCTCCGACATCGGGGTGAGCCCGGCCGGTGGCACCGCCACCCCGGCTCCCGCCGCACCGCCCATCGACGCGGGCTCCGACGGCCCGCGCTGCGTGAACTGACAGTCGCGCGAACAGAATTCGAGAAGAAGGACATCGTGACCACCCTGACCGACGCACTGCTCGACCCGATCCTCACCGAAGATCCGGCGGGTCCGCGGATCACCTGGTACGACGACGCGACCGGCGCGCGGATCGAACTGTCGGCGCTCACCCTCGCCAACTGGGCTGCCAAGACGGCCAACATGATCCGCGATCAGTTCGGCGTTCTTCCCGGCGGTCGCGTCGCGGTGCTGCTGCCCGCGCATTGGCAGAGCGCAGCAGTGTTGCTCGGTGCGTGGTGGGCCGGAACCGAGGTCGTGCTCGAGGCCGACCCCGATGCCGATCTCGCTCTCGTCACCCCCGACCGGCTGGACGAGGTCGACACGGTCGCCGAGGTCGCGGCGTTGTCGCTCGACGCCTTCGGTGCCCCCGTGCGCGACCTGCCGCCCGGGATCACGGACTATGCGACGGACGTGCGGATGCACGGCGACCAGTTCCGATCCTCCGGTGCGGGCGACGCGGTGCTCGCCGGACGTTCGCAGTCGGACGTGCTCGCCGCCGCCACGGAGTCTGCGTCGGCGGCGGGTATCGGCAACGGCGACCGCGTGTTGTCGTCCCGGTCCTGGTCGCAGCCCGACGATCTCGCCGCCGGACTGCTCGCGGTGCTCGCGGCCCGGGCGTCGCTGGTGCAGGTGAGCAATCCCGACCCGGAGGCCACCGAGCGCCGCGTCGCGAGCGAGAAGATCACAGTTCGTCTGGACGGGTGATCCCGCGCTCCGCGCGGTAGCCGCCGTCGGCGAGTCCCGCCTCGATCTCGAACCTGTTGCGGGACCCCGGGTTGCGGAGTTCCTCCCACAGATAGCGCACCGCGAAGCCGGTGCCGTACCGCGCCCACTGGTCGACGTGGATCGCCTCGTGTCGCAACAACCGGCGCGGCGGGGCCTTCCGAGTGAGGAAGACCCCGCCGACGGTGGTGCCGCCGCGCGCGAACCCACCACGCATTCCGGTGGCGACGTAGAGGCCGTACTCGTGATCGAATGTCACGGTGCCGCCCCACATCCGGGCCCAGCACAACGCCAGCATCGTCACGACCCGCACGGCGGGCACTCCACGCGCTGCCCGGGTCGCACGATCGGGCATCCCTCTCGCCACGAGCCGAGTCTACCGACCCGACCGCACCACGACCTCAGCCCGCCGCGGCGGCGACCGGCGACACCCTGCTCGCACGTTGCGCCGGGATCAGCGAGGCGATCACGCCGGCACCGCCACCGGCGAGGACGATGCCTGCGAGCTGCCACCAGGGAACCGATCCCAGGCCGACATGCTCCGCCCCGATCACCGACGCGGTTCCGGCCGTCCCGAGCAGCAGTCCCAGAGCCACGCCCAGGACGGACGCCACGCCCGCGATGATCAGCGCCTCGCGGACGAGCACGCTCCGCACCCCCGCCCGCGACAGACCGACTGCCCGCAGCACCGCGTTCTCCCGGCGCCGCTCGAGCACCGACAACGCCATCGTGTTGCCCACCCCGATCAACGCGATCACCACCGCCACCGACAACAGCCCGCCGACGATCATCAGCATGGTATCGAGGACCTTCTCGAACATCTGACGCGTCTGCACCGCGCCCTCGACGGTGCTACCGGGGAACGCCGTCGCGGCGACTCGGGAGACCTCGTCGGAGACCGCAGCGAGATCGGCGTCGGACAACCCGTCGACCAGCTTCAACCACACCGTGTCCGCCGCGGAACGAGCTAGCGCACTCAGATCACCGATGTCCATCAGGTCCGGGCCACCATGTTCGGTGGTCGCGACCGTCAACGCGCGCGTACCGACTTCGCCGCCGACCGTCACGATCTCGCCGTCGCCCACCCCCAACTCGGCTGCGAGAGACTCCTCGAGCACGATCGTTCCCGGTTCCGGCAATCGGAGGTCTGCGCGGACGGTGGACGCCGCCGATCGCGCGTCGAGACCGAGCACCGAGAACTCCGTGTCCGCGACGGTGACCGAACCCGTCACGACCTCGACACCCGACCGGACGCCGTCGATCGCCGTCAATCGCTCGGCCGCACCGGCCGGAACCGCACCCGGCGCAGCCACCACGAGGTCCACCGGCAGGTTCTCGTCGAGGAGGTCGGGTGCGCCCGCCTTCACCGTGCCGATACCCACGACCAGGGTCGATGTGAGGGTGACGCCGATGAACAGGGCGGTCGCGGTCGAGGCGGTGCGACGCGGATTACGACGCGCATTGCCCGCCGCCAGTGCGGCGGTCGGACCACCGAACGGGGCCAGCGCATCCCCCACCGCTCCCACTGCGGCCGGCACCGTCCGCCGGGAGGCGAGAATCATCCCGACGAAGAGCGACAATCCTCCGGGGCATGCCAGGAGCACATTGGCGGTCACGACCCCGGCCACGAGCAACGCCGATCCCGCTGCGATCGCCACCGCAGCGCAGATGCGCCGGGCCCGGGAATCCGAAACCGGTTCGGGCTGCGTCTCGAGCGGTTGCATCGCCGCGAGCGCGGGGACCCGGGTCGCGGCGCGCGCCGCACCGTTCGCGGCGAGTACCGTCATCGCGGTCCCCAACACGAGGCCGAGCAGGATCGTCGTGACGGTCACCGAGATCGAGGTGAGGGGGAGCGGGACGTCCGCTGCACGAGCGAGGGTGACAACGGCCGCCGCGAGGCCGTACCCGGCCAGCACCCCGAGGACCGCGGAGACGAACCCGACGACGAGCGCCTCTCCCCGCACGCTGCGGCGTACCTGCACGGCGGTGACACCGACGCACCGCATGAGTGCGAGTTCGCGGGTGCGGGCAGCGAGCAACACGGCGAAGGTGTTCGCGATGACGAGGCCGGCGACGACCACGGCGATCGCCGCCAAGCACAGAAGGATATTGCGCAACAGAGCGATATCGCCCACGTAGGAGTCGGCGACCTCCGTGGCACGCTCGGTCCCCGACGTCACCACCGCTCCCGGGGTCAGTACCGCCGCTGCGTCGCGGACGATGTCGGGATCTCCGGTGACGCGCACCTCCCAGTCCGCGATCTCACCCGTCCACGAACGCACCGGCCCGGCATCGGCGAAGATCGTGCGCGAGTTCAACGCGAGGGGTGAGCCGTCGAGGTCGACGACGCCTACCACCTCGACGCTCGCCGGTGCTGTTGCACCGAGGACGTCGGTGATCGTCATCGACTCGCCGATCGCTCGCCCGGACGACGAACCGACGAGCACCTCACCGGGGCCCGCGGGCCACCGGCCGTCCCGGAGTCGCTGCCAGCGCAGGGTCTCATCGGATGCGACCGACATGGCCTCGCCGTATCCGGATCCGCCGTTCTCGTCCACGATGTGCACGGGTCCGGACACGTCCAACGCCGCCGCCCGCACTCCGGGGGTGCCGGTGATCTCGGCGAGCAGGTGGTCCGGCTCCGTATCGGACTCCCCCTCCGTCACGACGGTCGTGACCCCGTCGTAGCGAGCGGCGGTGGACTTCGTGATCGACGAGTCGACGGTGTCGCCGAGCACGAGTGTCGTGACGACGAAGGCCACGGCGACGAGTACGGCGAGCGCGGACGCGACGTACCGGCCGCGATGGGCGCGCGCCTGCGCCAGAACGAGCCGTCTCATCGCGCCGACACCACCGAGGGTGCACCGAGTCCGCGCATGGTGTCGAGGACGGTATCGGCGGTGGGGTGGGCGATCTCGCCCGCGAGTCGTCCGTCCGCGAGGAGGACCACCCGATCCGAGTACGAGGCGGCGACGGGATCGTGCGTCACCATCACCACGGTCTGCCCTGTCTCCCGCACACTCGACCGCAACATGGAAAGCACTTCCGCTCCGGCCTGCGAATCGAGGTTGCCGGTCGGTTCGTCGGCGAAGATGACGTCGGGCTGTGGCAGCAGTGCGCGGGCCACCGCGACACGTTGCTGTTGGCCGCCCGACATCTCGTGGGGCCTGTGGTCGAGACGCTCGGCCAGCCCGAGACGACCGGTCACCTCCTCGAACCAGGCCGCCGAGGGGCGGGTACCGGCGAGTCGCATCGGCAGGAGCGCATTGTCGCGGGCAGTCAGGACGGGGAGCAGGTTGAACGCCTGAAAGACGAAACCGATCCGGTCACGGCGCAACCCGGTGAGAACGGTGTCGGACGCGGCGCTGATCTCCACGTCCGCCCGGCGGCCGTCACCGTGCAGGACGACGCGGCCTGCATCGATGGCATCGAGACCGGCGAGCGCATGCATGAGGGTCGATTTTCCCGAGCCGGACGGACCCATGATCGCGGTGAAGCGGCCGCGCTCGAATGCCACGGACACCCCGTCGAGGGCACGCACCTCGGTGTCGCCGCGTCCGTAGACACGCACGACGTCCTCGGCGGAGCAGGCCGGGACGAAAGAACTGGTCGAAGTCATACTACGAACCGTAGAAGTTCTGCCGCACAAGAACATCGGAGAGCAGTGCGATCTTTCTCGCCACCCCGTCCGACCCGGGTAGGACCCGCTCGGGACGAGGTCCACCCGGAGTCCTACTCCCCCGCGCCGAGCAACTCGTCGGGCCTCACGAGTCCGGCTCGGAACGCGAACAGTACTGCTTGCACGCGATCTCGCGAACCGGTCTTCGCGAGGACCCGGCCCACATGAGTCTTCACCGTGGCAGCCGAGAGCACGAATCGTTCGGCGATCTCGCCGTTGGTCAGTCCGTGCGCCATCGCGACGAGCACCTCGAGTTCACG harbors:
- a CDS encoding FtsX-like permease family protein, whose protein sequence is MRRLVLAQARAHRGRYVASALAVLVAVAFVVTTLVLGDTVDSSITKSTAARYDGVTTVVTEGESDTEPDHLLAEITGTPGVRAAALDVSGPVHIVDENGGSGYGEAMSVASDETLRWQRLRDGRWPAGPGEVLVGSSSGRAIGESMTITDVLGATAPASVEVVGVVDLDGSPLALNSRTIFADAGPVRSWTGEIADWEVRVTGDPDIVRDAAAVLTPGAVVTSGTERATEVADSYVGDIALLRNILLCLAAIAVVVAGLVIANTFAVLLAARTRELALMRCVGVTAVQVRRSVRGEALVVGFVSAVLGVLAGYGLAAAVVTLARAADVPLPLTSISVTVTTILLGLVLGTAMTVLAANGAARAATRVPALAAMQPLETQPEPVSDSRARRICAAVAIAAGSALLVAGVVTANVLLACPGGLSLFVGMILASRRTVPAAVGAVGDALAPFGGPTAALAAGNARRNPRRTASTATALFIGVTLTSTLVVGIGTVKAGAPDLLDENLPVDLVVAAPGAVPAGAAERLTAIDGVRSGVEVVTGSVTVADTEFSVLGLDARSAASTVRADLRLPEPGTIVLEESLAAELGVGDGEIVTVGGEVGTRALTVATTEHGGPDLMDIGDLSALARSAADTVWLKLVDGLSDADLAAVSDEVSRVAATAFPGSTVEGAVQTRQMFEKVLDTMLMIVGGLLSVAVVIALIGVGNTMALSVLERRRENAVLRAVGLSRAGVRSVLVREALIIAGVASVLGVALGLLLGTAGTASVIGAEHVGLGSVPWWQLAGIVLAGGGAGVIASLIPAQRASRVSPVAAAAG
- a CDS encoding ABC transporter ATP-binding protein — its product is MTSTSSFVPACSAEDVVRVYGRGDTEVRALDGVSVAFERGRFTAIMGPSGSGKSTLMHALAGLDAIDAGRVVLHGDGRRADVEISAASDTVLTGLRRDRIGFVFQAFNLLPVLTARDNALLPMRLAGTRPSAAWFEEVTGRLGLAERLDHRPHEMSGGQQQRVAVARALLPQPDVIFADEPTGNLDSQAGAEVLSMLRSSVRETGQTVVMVTHDPVAASYSDRVVLLADGRLAGEIAHPTADTVLDTMRGLGAPSVVSAR